One region of candidate division KSB1 bacterium genomic DNA includes:
- a CDS encoding twin-arginine translocase TatA/TatE family subunit — protein MFNAIGPVEMMVIFIIVLMVFGADKIPELARGLGKGIREFKKAANMVRNEILSETDNLKIENPIKKEIDEISNSIKTDPTLNMDFMGEEEKKQPQQNSLKSQNNQKNKISNGNQPSSKNLESDNQ, from the coding sequence ATGTTTAACGCAATCGGACCAGTTGAAATGATGGTCATTTTTATCATTGTACTTATGGTGTTTGGTGCGGATAAAATACCGGAATTGGCGCGTGGGTTGGGTAAAGGAATTCGGGAATTTAAAAAAGCTGCGAATATGGTAAGAAATGAAATCCTGTCTGAGACGGATAATCTAAAAATTGAAAACCCGATTAAAAAAGAGATTGATGAAATAAGCAATTCAATTAAAACAGATCCTACTCTGAACATGGATTTTATGGGCGAAGAAGAAAAAAAACAACCACAGCAAAATTCTCTAAAGAGCCAAAACAATCAAAAAAATAAAATTTCGAATGGCAATCAGCCATCTTCAAAAAATTTAGAGTCTGATAATCAATAA
- a CDS encoding type II toxin-antitoxin system HicA family toxin: MTPKLPNITGTKLLRVLKKAGFEEVRQKGSHLHMKREIDKKRVTIPIHKGKSIPTGTLHSILTDADISVKKLYELL; this comes from the coding sequence ATGACCCCGAAGCTTCCGAATATTACTGGCACTAAGCTTCTACGTGTTTTAAAAAAAGCTGGTTTCGAAGAGGTTAGACAAAAAGGAAGCCATTTACATATGAAGCGAGAAATAGATAAAAAACGAGTTACAATCCCTATTCACAAAGGTAAATCAATTCCCACTGGTACTCTCCATTCAATTTTGACTGATGCTGATATTAGTGTGAAGAAACTATATGAACTTCTTTGA
- a CDS encoding trypsin-like peptidase domain-containing protein — MMKFHETIFKVITVFFSIIIFACGKSNEEPKQAISNVSLIENSVVEPRISSNQSSIHDDITNSRSNSITRAISKLTPCVVGINVTQFREYVTRNPFSDWFFEPYFPERRRQKKVKSIGSGFILSSDGYIVTNDHVVDNAVRAEVFLANGEKYEAEIIGSDYISDIALLKINGNNLPYCELGDSDEIIIGEWAIALGNPFGLFELGQQPTATVGVISAKNMNFGRQEDDRVYQGMVQTDAAINPGNSGGAMANALGQVIGVNTFIYTGNQQTQGSIGLGFAIPINKVKEVVEELKRFGKIDRQFITGLEVENLRLSVARYFGLKTTKGVIVSNVERNSPASDAGFNVGDIITEFGGDKINSTKDIWKVLDNKDARAGDLIEVIILRKTRLYKLQLKLGKVS; from the coding sequence ATGATGAAATTTCACGAAACAATATTCAAGGTCATTACGGTTTTTTTCAGCATAATTATATTTGCATGTGGAAAGAGTAACGAAGAACCAAAGCAGGCAATATCCAATGTCTCTTTAATTGAAAATAGTGTTGTAGAACCTAGGATTAGCTCAAACCAAAGTTCTATCCATGATGATATTACTAATTCCAGATCCAATTCGATAACCCGGGCAATTAGTAAATTAACGCCATGTGTTGTTGGGATCAATGTAACTCAATTTCGAGAATATGTAACCAGAAACCCCTTTAGTGATTGGTTTTTTGAACCGTATTTTCCTGAAAGAAGACGCCAAAAGAAAGTAAAAAGTATTGGTTCCGGATTTATTCTTTCTTCTGATGGTTATATTGTAACCAATGATCACGTAGTTGATAATGCAGTAAGGGCTGAAGTTTTTCTAGCTAACGGAGAGAAATATGAAGCCGAAATAATCGGATCCGATTATATTTCGGATATCGCTTTGTTAAAAATCAACGGGAATAATTTACCGTATTGCGAATTAGGCGATTCGGATGAAATTATCATCGGCGAGTGGGCAATAGCTCTTGGCAATCCATTTGGATTGTTTGAATTGGGGCAACAGCCTACTGCTACTGTTGGGGTAATCAGTGCAAAAAATATGAATTTTGGCAGGCAGGAAGATGACCGTGTTTATCAAGGAATGGTTCAAACTGATGCAGCTATAAACCCGGGTAACTCAGGTGGTGCTATGGCAAACGCGCTTGGCCAGGTAATTGGAGTCAACACCTTTATATATACGGGCAACCAGCAAACCCAGGGCTCTATCGGTCTGGGATTTGCAATTCCGATCAACAAAGTCAAAGAAGTTGTTGAAGAATTAAAAAGATTCGGTAAGATAGATAGACAATTTATAACAGGATTGGAAGTTGAAAATCTCCGCCTAAGTGTAGCTAGATATTTCGGATTGAAAACTACTAAAGGAGTCATCGTTTCCAATGTAGAACGGAATAGTCCTGCCAGTGACGCTGGTTTTAATGTAGGTGATATTATTACAGAATTTGGCGGTGACAAAATAAATTCAACAAAAGATATTTGGAAAGTACTTGACAATAAAGATGCCCGTGCTGGAGATTTAATAGAGGTTATTATCCTGCGGAAAACACGCTTATATAAGCTTCAATTAAAATTAGGAAAGGTCAGTTGA
- the purQ gene encoding phosphoribosylformylglycinamidine synthase subunit PurQ: MKFGVVVFPGSNCDHDVYDVLKRHFNQKVVYLWHNNNSLEDSDVVILPGGFAYGDYLRTGAIARFSPIMNQVIQFAKIGKPVIGICNGFQILLESRLLPGAMLRNKHLRFACKFVSLKVCNSNSMFTNCCEKQQILNIPIAHIEGNYYVDDPLLNELEDNQQILMRYCSPEGTIAEDHNPNGSRDNIAGVMNKQGNVFGLMPHPERASEKLLGSDDGKLIFQSIIESLS; this comes from the coding sequence ATGAAATTTGGTGTAGTTGTTTTTCCCGGTTCCAATTGCGACCATGACGTTTATGATGTCTTAAAAAGGCATTTTAATCAAAAAGTAGTATACCTGTGGCATAATAACAATTCTTTAGAAGATTCTGATGTTGTAATCCTCCCCGGGGGTTTTGCTTATGGCGACTATTTAAGAACCGGGGCGATTGCCAGATTCTCACCCATCATGAACCAGGTTATTCAATTTGCAAAAATAGGCAAACCGGTAATCGGAATTTGTAATGGTTTTCAAATCTTGCTGGAAAGTAGACTATTACCGGGTGCAATGTTAAGGAATAAACATCTTCGGTTTGCCTGTAAATTTGTAAGTTTAAAAGTCTGCAACTCAAATTCAATGTTTACAAATTGTTGTGAAAAGCAACAAATACTGAACATCCCAATTGCTCATATTGAAGGTAATTATTATGTAGATGATCCTTTGTTAAATGAGTTAGAGGATAATCAACAAATCTTAATGCGTTATTGTTCTCCGGAAGGGACTATTGCAGAAGATCATAATCCTAACGGTTCAAGGGATAATATTGCAGGCGTGATGAATAAACAAGGTAATGTTTTTGGATTAATGCCACACCCGGAGAGGGCATCCGAAAAGTTACTTGGATCCGATGATGGTAAGTTAATATTTCAATCAATTATTGAAAGTTTATCTTAA
- the gatA gene encoding Asp-tRNA(Asn)/Glu-tRNA(Gln) amidotransferase subunit GatA, producing MDTEDYLTTRDLLDKRKLSCSELVEQFLKNIEANSHLNAFISLFPEKTRAHAKEIDEKIKANHAGKLAGLIIAVKDNIAMVGEKLTCGSRILENFESLFNATVVQKLLYEDAIIIGKTNLDQYAMGSSNENSYFGPVKNPHDPERIPGGSSGGSAASVAANLAAAALGSDTGGSIRQPASMCGVVGLKPSYGRVSRYGLVAFASSLDQIGPITRSVKDSAAILSVIAGHDRKDSTSASVPVPDYFEDIDLGVNGLSIAYPREYYTQGLDPQVRAAVESVLQLLTDGGADIEEISLPHTEYGIATYYILATAEASANLARYDGVRYGFRADNISNLEEMYTESRSQGFGEEVKRRIMLGTYVLSAGYYEAYYRKAQKVRTLIKQDFDLAFEKFDCIVTPTSPTTAFKIGEKLEDPLQMYLSDIYNISANLAGINGISIPCGKDSKNLPIGVQLFSQSFNEKTTFRVAQYVEQALQ from the coding sequence TTGGACACAGAGGATTATTTAACCACGCGAGATTTACTCGATAAGAGAAAACTGAGTTGCAGTGAATTAGTTGAACAATTCTTAAAAAATATAGAAGCCAATTCCCACCTTAACGCTTTTATCTCCTTATTTCCAGAAAAAACGAGAGCTCATGCAAAAGAAATCGATGAAAAAATCAAAGCCAATCACGCTGGAAAACTTGCCGGTTTAATTATAGCTGTTAAAGATAATATCGCCATGGTAGGGGAAAAGTTGACTTGCGGCTCCAGAATCCTGGAGAATTTCGAGTCTCTCTTCAATGCCACTGTTGTGCAAAAACTGTTGTATGAAGATGCCATCATCATCGGAAAAACCAACCTGGATCAATACGCCATGGGTTCATCCAACGAAAATTCTTATTTTGGGCCGGTGAAAAATCCGCATGATCCAGAGAGAATTCCTGGTGGATCTTCCGGCGGTTCTGCTGCTTCAGTCGCTGCGAATCTTGCTGCCGCCGCTTTGGGATCGGACACCGGGGGATCTATTCGTCAACCTGCATCCATGTGCGGAGTGGTGGGATTGAAACCCAGTTACGGACGAGTTTCCCGATATGGACTTGTCGCTTTTGCCTCTTCCCTCGATCAAATTGGACCAATCACTCGATCGGTAAAAGATTCTGCCGCAATTTTATCGGTAATAGCAGGTCATGACAGAAAAGATTCCACTTCTGCATCAGTGCCAGTGCCGGATTATTTTGAAGATATTGATCTCGGTGTAAACGGATTATCCATTGCATATCCTCGTGAGTATTATACGCAGGGACTAGATCCGCAAGTTAGAGCCGCCGTAGAGAGTGTGTTGCAATTGTTGACTGATGGTGGCGCCGATATCGAAGAAATCTCTTTACCTCATACGGAGTACGGCATAGCAACATATTACATACTGGCCACTGCGGAAGCCTCGGCTAATTTAGCCAGGTACGACGGTGTTCGTTATGGATTTAGAGCTGATAATATTTCCAACCTGGAAGAAATGTATACAGAAAGCCGCAGCCAGGGATTTGGAGAAGAGGTTAAGCGAAGAATTATGCTTGGCACTTATGTGCTTTCGGCAGGATATTATGAAGCCTATTACCGTAAAGCCCAAAAAGTGAGAACTTTAATTAAACAGGATTTCGATTTGGCTTTTGAGAAATTTGATTGTATCGTAACGCCTACAAGTCCTACGACCGCTTTTAAAATTGGTGAAAAACTTGAGGATCCATTACAAATGTATTTATCAGATATTTATAATATATCAGCAAATTTAGCGGGAATAAATGGTATCTCTATTCCCTGTGGAAAAGATTCTAAAAACCTGCCAATTGGAGTGCAACTGTTTTCCCAATCTTTTAATGAAAAAACAACTTTCAGGGTAGCACAATATGTAGAACAAGCACTGCAATAA
- a CDS encoding adenylosuccinate lyase encodes MIARYTRPEMGKIWTEENKFQKWLDVELAVCEAYAETEKIPSSAWMNIREKARFNVDRILEIEAETNHDVIAFLTNVAEYVGPDSRYIHYGMTSSDVLDTAFALQIVESGNLLLADIQSVLSVLKRRALEFKNTPCIGRTHGVHSEPITFGLKLAIWYSEFKRHEKRLVNALEDIRVGKISGAVGTFAYIDPLIEEKACAKLGLKPDEISNQIIQRDRHAHFMTTIALIASTLEKVAIEIRALQKTEVLEVEEYFAKGQKGSSAMPHKRNPITCERISGLARLLRGNALAALENVPLWHERDISHSSVERVIFPDSCIVLDYILTKTKDVIDRLLVYPDTMLNNLEKTNGLVFSQALLLKLIEKEVSREEAYRIVQSLAHSIWNKNNVAFKQVVLESEEIHSYISKDEIDTCFDLQNNLRHVNTIFERIGLN; translated from the coding sequence ATGATTGCTAGATATACACGGCCGGAAATGGGTAAAATATGGACAGAAGAAAATAAATTTCAAAAGTGGCTTGATGTTGAACTTGCTGTTTGTGAAGCGTATGCAGAAACCGAAAAAATCCCATCCTCCGCCTGGATGAATATTCGGGAAAAAGCCAGGTTCAATGTCGATCGAATTTTGGAAATTGAGGCCGAGACCAACCATGATGTTATCGCCTTTTTGACCAATGTTGCCGAATACGTTGGTCCCGATTCCAGGTATATTCACTATGGGATGACATCTTCCGACGTTTTGGATACAGCCTTTGCGCTTCAAATTGTGGAATCTGGTAATCTTCTTTTGGCTGATATCCAGAGTGTTTTATCAGTTTTAAAACGACGGGCCCTGGAATTCAAAAATACTCCATGTATCGGCCGAACCCATGGAGTTCATTCGGAACCCATTACTTTTGGATTAAAATTGGCAATATGGTATTCCGAATTTAAACGTCATGAAAAAAGGTTGGTAAATGCCCTTGAGGATATACGTGTGGGAAAAATCTCTGGCGCAGTCGGAACATTTGCATATATCGATCCACTAATTGAGGAGAAAGCATGTGCAAAACTTGGATTAAAACCAGACGAAATTTCTAATCAAATCATACAACGTGATCGGCATGCCCACTTTATGACTACTATTGCATTAATCGCTTCAACGCTTGAAAAAGTGGCCATTGAAATCCGTGCTTTGCAAAAAACAGAAGTATTAGAAGTTGAAGAATATTTTGCGAAAGGTCAAAAAGGATCATCGGCAATGCCTCATAAGCGCAACCCGATTACATGTGAGCGTATTTCAGGCTTGGCGAGACTACTGAGAGGGAATGCTCTTGCAGCTTTAGAAAATGTGCCGCTCTGGCATGAAAGAGATATTAGCCATTCATCGGTTGAACGGGTTATTTTTCCGGATAGCTGCATCGTCCTGGATTACATCCTTACGAAAACGAAAGATGTGATTGACCGGTTGCTTGTATACCCGGATACAATGCTAAACAATTTGGAAAAGACAAATGGATTGGTTTTTTCACAGGCATTACTATTGAAACTCATTGAAAAGGAAGTAAGCAGGGAAGAAGCCTACCGAATTGTGCAATCGTTGGCTCATTCAATTTGGAATAAAAATAATGTAGCCTTCAAACAGGTTGTTTTGGAATCTGAGGAAATTCATTCATATATTTCAAAAGATGAAATTGATACCTGTTTTGATTTACAAAATAATTTAAGACATGTAAATACAATCTTTGAAAGAATAGGACTTAATTAA
- a CDS encoding type II toxin-antitoxin system HicB family antitoxin codes for MMEKYKFTIIVEPDEDSFHAYVPALPGCHSFGATIDEAQSNISEAIALHVECMKKDGEPIRVEKQPLVITQMTVTVPL; via the coding sequence ATTATGGAAAAATATAAATTTACAATTATCGTTGAGCCAGACGAAGATAGCTTTCACGCTTATGTACCAGCTTTACCTGGGTGTCACTCATTTGGCGCTACTATAGATGAGGCACAATCGAATATTTCGGAGGCGATTGCTCTCCATGTTGAATGTATGAAGAAAGATGGAGAGCCCATTCGAGTTGAGAAACAGCCATTAGTTATTACACAAATGACTGTTACTGTTCCCTTATAA
- a CDS encoding phosphoribosylaminoimidazolesuccinocarboxamide synthase: MKKGNVIYEGKAKKLFDTEDENLLVIEFKDDATALDGKKKGIIKDKGIVNNKITVYLLNYLESYHIRTHLTKALSDREMLVKKLEMIPVEVIIRNIATTSLSAKYGCKEGEDLKYPILEFYLKNDDLNDPMMNEYHAAAFGLATPEEMKFIVRSATKINAILKSFFIRRKVRLVDFKLEYGRFKNELYLGDEISPDTCRFLDLETGKQLDKDGFRKNLGGVEEAYQEMMRRVLKL, translated from the coding sequence TTGAAGAAGGGTAATGTAATTTACGAAGGAAAAGCTAAGAAGCTGTTCGACACAGAAGATGAAAATTTGCTGGTGATCGAATTCAAGGATGATGCCACAGCCTTGGATGGAAAGAAAAAGGGTATCATTAAAGATAAAGGTATAGTAAACAATAAAATTACTGTCTACCTGTTAAATTATTTGGAGAGCTATCATATTCGGACACATCTGACAAAAGCCTTGTCAGATCGGGAAATGCTAGTAAAAAAGTTGGAAATGATACCGGTGGAAGTTATTATTAGGAATATTGCCACGACAAGTTTATCTGCCAAATATGGCTGTAAAGAAGGCGAGGATTTAAAATATCCGATATTGGAATTCTATCTTAAAAATGACGATCTCAATGATCCAATGATGAACGAATACCATGCAGCTGCTTTTGGCCTTGCTACTCCTGAAGAGATGAAATTCATTGTAAGATCTGCGACTAAAATTAATGCGATTTTAAAATCATTTTTCATTAGACGAAAAGTCAGATTAGTGGATTTTAAACTCGAGTATGGCAGGTTTAAGAATGAATTGTATCTTGGTGATGAAATATCACCGGACACCTGTCGATTTTTAGATTTGGAAACCGGCAAGCAGCTTGATAAAGATGGTTTCCGAAAAAATTTGGGCGGTGTTGAAGAAGCGTACCAGGAAATGATGAGAAGAGTGTTGAAATTATAA
- a CDS encoding ATP-binding protein has translation MVYKHFRVNCIFRVLLIALFIYLFFYLLFETELYATMIIVVSFTIYQIYGLIYYVEKTNRDLTRFLDAIKHSDFSQSFSVTGLGSAFNDLKEAFNEVSDKFRKTRSEKEEHFRYLQIIVQHVGIGLIAFEDDGNVELINTAAKRLLRIPHLKNINKLESFSKPLVDILFKLKSGEKTLAKIYDNNELLQIAIYATEFKRQQQKLKLVSLQNIQSELEEKEMEAWQKLIRVLTHEIMNSVTPISSLASTVNNMLTSNGADENLIFGNETSEETIADIRGAIQTIQKRSEGLLHFVDAYRSLTRIPKPNFQIFAVSELFDRIIRLMQTQIDDNKIHFESSINPESLELTADPELIEQVLINLLSNSIQSVGQQYEPKLTLTAEMDDRGRILIKVIDNGPGILKDVLEKVFIPFFTTKKGGTGIGLSLSRQIMRSHRGAISAVSKPNEETIFILRF, from the coding sequence ATGGTATATAAACATTTCCGCGTTAACTGTATATTCCGTGTACTTCTTATCGCCCTATTCATCTATCTGTTTTTCTATCTACTATTTGAGACAGAACTTTATGCCACAATGATCATCGTTGTAAGTTTCACAATCTACCAAATCTATGGCTTGATTTATTATGTTGAAAAAACCAACCGGGATTTAACCCGCTTCTTGGATGCGATTAAACATTCCGATTTTTCCCAGTCATTTTCCGTAACCGGACTCGGCTCTGCATTTAACGATTTAAAGGAAGCGTTTAATGAAGTATCTGATAAATTTCGCAAAACCAGGAGTGAGAAGGAAGAACATTTCCGTTATTTACAAATTATTGTACAGCATGTTGGAATTGGACTGATCGCCTTCGAAGATGATGGCAATGTTGAGCTCATCAATACCGCAGCCAAACGATTACTAAGAATACCGCACTTGAAGAATATCAACAAATTAGAATCCTTTAGCAAACCCCTTGTGGATATTTTGTTCAAGCTTAAATCCGGTGAAAAGACATTGGCTAAAATCTACGATAACAATGAGTTGCTGCAAATTGCCATTTATGCAACCGAATTCAAAAGACAACAGCAAAAGCTAAAGCTTGTTTCTTTGCAAAATATTCAAAGCGAATTGGAAGAAAAAGAGATGGAAGCCTGGCAAAAGCTGATCCGTGTTTTAACTCATGAAATCATGAATTCCGTGACGCCAATTTCATCCCTTGCCTCTACTGTGAACAACATGCTGACCTCTAATGGCGCTGATGAAAATCTAATTTTTGGAAATGAAACAAGTGAAGAAACCATAGCAGATATCCGAGGCGCTATACAGACCATTCAAAAACGCAGCGAGGGGTTACTTCATTTTGTCGATGCTTACCGGAGTCTCACTCGTATTCCCAAGCCCAATTTTCAGATCTTTGCGGTTTCGGAATTGTTCGATCGCATTATTCGATTGATGCAAACTCAAATAGATGACAATAAAATTCATTTCGAATCGAGTATTAATCCGGAAAGCCTGGAATTAACGGCCGACCCGGAATTGATCGAGCAAGTATTGATCAACCTGCTTTCGAATTCCATACAATCAGTTGGTCAGCAATATGAGCCAAAATTAACATTAACCGCAGAAATGGATGACCGAGGCAGAATTTTGATTAAGGTGATTGACAATGGCCCCGGTATTTTAAAAGACGTCCTGGAAAAAGTATTCATCCCGTTTTTTACTACTAAAAAAGGCGGGACTGGTATTGGTTTAAGTTTATCCAGGCAAATTATGCGCTCCCACCGTGGAGCGATTAGTGCGGTATCTAAACCGAATGAAGAAACTATTTTTATTCTGAGGTTTTAA
- the purS gene encoding phosphoribosylformylglycinamidine synthase subunit PurS, with product MAKAKINVYLKNGILDPQGQAIHNILKTMDMKQVERVRVGKIITLDFSSQLSEKQVTQQSEEICKKILANPIIEDFKIEVFLD from the coding sequence ATGGCGAAAGCAAAAATAAATGTCTACCTAAAAAATGGCATTCTGGATCCCCAGGGTCAAGCTATTCATAATATTTTAAAAACAATGGATATGAAACAGGTTGAGAGAGTTCGTGTTGGCAAAATAATTACCTTGGATTTTTCCTCACAATTGTCTGAGAAACAGGTTACCCAGCAGAGTGAAGAAATTTGTAAGAAGATCCTGGCCAATCCTATAATCGAAGATTTTAAAATTGAAGTTTTTCTTGACTGA
- a CDS encoding phosphatidylserine decarboxylase family protein, translated as MAKDGIGILIAVLLPTVLFSVISIINYSHPIIMVAGFGWLFSFFIVYFFRDPERSIPNDENVILSPGDGKVVQITEVDENTYLQSKARQVSIFLSVFDVHINRIPISGKVGYFSYIKGKFLQAFRPEASIVNEQTIIGIENHNCKILFKQIAGILARRIVCNIREGFAVERGKRFGMIKFGSRVDVLMPLDVEIMVTKNQKVKGGETVIGKYATK; from the coding sequence ATGGCTAAAGATGGAATCGGAATTCTAATAGCTGTTTTACTTCCGACTGTTTTATTTTCGGTAATTAGTATAATCAACTATTCGCATCCAATTATTATGGTGGCTGGATTTGGCTGGTTGTTTTCTTTTTTTATCGTTTATTTTTTTCGTGATCCGGAGCGATCTATACCCAATGATGAAAACGTAATACTGTCTCCGGGTGATGGTAAAGTCGTTCAAATTACAGAAGTTGATGAGAATACATATCTACAATCCAAAGCAAGACAGGTTAGTATTTTTTTATCAGTTTTTGATGTTCATATAAATAGAATTCCCATATCCGGGAAGGTAGGATATTTCAGCTATATAAAAGGAAAATTCCTCCAGGCATTTCGTCCGGAAGCGTCAATAGTAAATGAACAAACGATTATCGGAATTGAAAACCATAATTGCAAAATTCTTTTTAAACAGATCGCAGGTATCCTGGCGCGTCGAATTGTATGTAATATCCGTGAAGGATTTGCGGTAGAAAGAGGCAAACGATTTGGTATGATTAAGTTCGGTTCGCGTGTCGATGTACTTATGCCGCTTGATGTGGAAATTATGGTAACTAAAAACCAAAAGGTTAAAGGAGGTGAGACAGTCATTGGGAAATATGCAACCAAATAA
- the rfaE1 gene encoding D-glycero-beta-D-manno-heptose-7-phosphate kinase, which translates to MVKLTKPQVISLLNNFRDKKVLVLGDVMLDRYLWGQVSRLSPEAPVPIVEIEDEYSRLGGAANVGNNIASLGAVPYLVGVIGDDSSGQELSGLMEKDRFSTIGLVKANDRPTTVKTRVIAHSQHVVRIDRENRDPINSPTFEKVKQIVLNLISEVDAVIFEDYNKGLITAELIRFVITEAQRHNKVITVDPKFDHFFEYKGVTVFKPNRRETENILGVRLDNNEQITKSVKSLYEQLKCKSILITLGENGMALFNGDDELKMIPTRAQKVADVSGAGDTVISTLTLALLSGASLEEAASLANYAAGVVCGEVGIAPITRERLLEGMFG; encoded by the coding sequence ATGGTTAAACTGACAAAACCGCAGGTTATTTCCTTATTAAATAATTTCCGTGATAAAAAAGTATTGGTTCTGGGCGACGTCATGCTGGATCGCTATTTATGGGGGCAAGTATCCAGGTTGTCACCTGAAGCGCCGGTTCCAATCGTTGAAATTGAGGATGAATACAGCAGGCTTGGCGGAGCTGCAAATGTAGGCAATAATATCGCATCATTAGGCGCCGTTCCTTACTTGGTTGGTGTAATTGGAGATGATTCATCCGGGCAGGAATTGTCAGGTCTCATGGAAAAAGATCGTTTTTCGACAATCGGGTTGGTTAAAGCTAACGATCGACCAACCACCGTTAAAACCAGGGTTATTGCCCATTCCCAGCATGTGGTCCGAATTGATCGTGAAAATCGGGATCCCATTAATAGCCCGACTTTCGAGAAAGTTAAACAGATTGTATTGAATTTAATTTCGGAAGTCGATGCTGTCATTTTTGAAGATTACAACAAGGGATTGATCACAGCAGAGCTGATTCGGTTTGTGATAACCGAAGCGCAGCGGCATAATAAAGTTATTACAGTCGATCCAAAGTTTGATCATTTTTTCGAGTATAAAGGAGTGACGGTATTTAAACCCAATCGCCGTGAAACCGAAAACATTCTTGGTGTTCGGTTGGATAATAACGAACAAATCACAAAGTCGGTTAAATCTCTATATGAACAATTGAAATGCAAAAGTATTCTCATCACTCTTGGCGAGAATGGCATGGCGCTGTTTAACGGCGATGATGAGTTGAAGATGATCCCGACCCGGGCTCAAAAAGTTGCTGATGTATCTGGAGCAGGGGATACTGTTATCAGTACTTTAACTTTAGCTTTATTATCCGGCGCCAGCCTGGAAGAAGCTGCTAGCTTAGCTAACTACGCTGCCGGGGTAGTTTGCGGAGAAGTCGGAATTGCACCGATTACAAGAGAGCGGTTGTTGGAGGGGATGTTTGGGTGA
- a CDS encoding twin-arginine translocase TatA/TatE family subunit: MGIPGPTELIIILVILLLIFGGSKLPGLAKGLGQGIKEFKNALGGKDEKDKEKKEISESDSEKS, from the coding sequence ATGGGTATACCCGGACCAACTGAGTTAATCATCATCCTTGTGATTCTTTTATTGATCTTTGGCGGTAGTAAATTGCCGGGTCTTGCAAAGGGTCTTGGACAAGGAATCAAAGAATTCAAAAACGCATTGGGTGGAAAAGATGAAAAGGACAAGGAGAAAAAAGAAATCTCCGAAAGTGATTCTGAGAAATCCTAA
- the pssA gene encoding CDP-diacylglycerol--serine O-phosphatidyltransferase, whose product MQPNKRALIPGILTIGNLFCGFLAIKNTLEGDLTAAAWLIILAGIIDGLDGTVARITKSFSKLGVEIDSFADVVSFGVAPSILLYTWYFNEIGNLGIVISFLPLLFGVFRLARFNLMLKGFEKENFVGLPIPAQASTLASYLIFCETVWGAIRFPVGLAASVIFLSLLMISHFEYETYPKITKHGSIKNKIKLAFFIIFFFLIVLYPKVTFFPICVTYIIFGFVKGIIDVQHDEEEIRDVSI is encoded by the coding sequence ATGCAACCAAATAAGCGCGCTTTGATTCCTGGAATTCTTACGATCGGGAATCTTTTTTGTGGTTTTCTGGCTATTAAGAATACTTTGGAAGGCGATTTGACAGCTGCTGCTTGGTTGATTATTTTAGCGGGAATTATTGATGGTTTAGATGGGACTGTTGCAAGAATCACCAAAAGTTTCAGTAAACTTGGAGTTGAAATAGACTCGTTTGCGGATGTGGTTTCTTTTGGTGTTGCCCCGTCAATTTTATTGTATACCTGGTATTTTAATGAAATTGGTAACCTTGGAATTGTGATTAGTTTCTTACCTCTCTTATTCGGAGTTTTCAGATTAGCGCGGTTCAACCTGATGTTAAAGGGATTTGAAAAAGAAAATTTTGTTGGCTTGCCTATTCCTGCTCAAGCCTCAACTCTTGCTTCTTATTTAATTTTTTGTGAAACTGTATGGGGGGCGATACGATTTCCGGTAGGCTTGGCTGCTTCTGTAATTTTTCTGAGTCTTTTAATGATTAGCCATTTTGAATATGAAACTTACCCCAAGATTACAAAACACGGTAGTATTAAAAACAAAATTAAGTTGGCTTTTTTTATCATCTTTTTTTTCCTTATTGTGCTTTATCCCAAGGTTACTTTTTTCCCAATCTGCGTTACGTATATCATTTTCGGGTTTGTTAAAGGCATAATAGACGTACAACATGATGAAGAAGAGATCCGTGATGTATCGATATGA